Below is a genomic region from Thermoplasmatales archaeon.
ATTCTTGCGAGGACAACATCCTTTTCATTCTTTGAAAGATTTTTATCAAGAATTTTTTCTGTAAATTTTCTCGCATTTTTTTCAAAAAATCCAAGCTCCTTTAAAATTTTAATTTTTTCTGCATGCTTTGCATATCTTACTGTTTTATAATCAAGATTTCTAATTCCTTTCATGGTTTCTAAAAGCGTGGATGTCCCTCCATGTGTGTAGAACGCTTCTAAATTTTTAAACCCTTTAAAATAAATTTTTTCTATTCCAGATAGAGATTTAACCCTGCATATTTTTCTATTTCTGATTATTATTGAGTCCTCTATATATTCATTCAACAGCCCATGAACAGAGAAAGATAAAGAATATTTTAGAACTCCTTTCGGTTTCTGCGGCAAGCCGCCAACCCTTATATGCATTTCCTTCGCATTTTCCCATATATGATAAGCAATTATATTTGTCATTCCAGGAGCCAAGCCACAGTCGGGTATTATGCTTATCCCCGCTTTTTTGGCCTTTTCATCCAGCATTAATTCTTTTCTAACAATATCACTATTTCCGCCTAAATCAATAAAATTTGTTTTTGTTTTTATTGCAATTTTTGCAAGTTTATAATTGAAATCATAAGGAAGAGCGCTTATTGCAATATCTTCTTTTTTCATCTCTCTTTCAACATCTTTTTCATTTCTTGCATCCAGTTTAAAAAAATTTTTAATGCTTACATCTTTTACATCACATATTCTTACATCCAATCCCTGTTTCATTAAATCATGTGCAATTGCCCTTCCCATTTTCCCCGCACCCAAAACAAGAGCCATAATGGATAATAAAAATAATTTTTTAATTTTATCTTTTTAAAAAAGCAAAAATTCTTGTTAATTATAATGGATAATAAAAATAATTTTTTAATTTTATCTTTTTAAAAAAGCAAAAATTCTTGTTAATGCAATAATTATTAAAAAGAGAGAAAGGAAAACACGCTTCTACGGGCCTGAAGGGATTTGAACCCTTGATCTGCAGCTCCGAAGGCTGCCGCCTTTTCCGCTAGGCTACAGGCCCGAATATTTAAATATCCAGGCTTTATAATCCTCGCCCATGCTAACGCCAACAGCACCCGCATTTATTTCATTTTTTCCATCGTTATCAAAGTCCCCGACACATGTCACCGCAAGCAAGCCGTATGTATCATTTATTAGATATTCCTCCTCATATTCGTTTCCATTCCACTGCAAAATATGAATTTTATCCGTTCCAACACA
It encodes:
- a CDS encoding saccharopine dehydrogenase NADP-binding domain-containing protein, which translates into the protein MALVLGAGKMGRAIAHDLMKQGLDVRICDVKDVSIKNFFKLDARNEKDVEREMKKEDIAISALPYDFNYKLAKIAIKTKTNFIDLGGNSDIVRKELMLDEKAKKAGISIIPDCGLAPGMTNIIAYHIWENAKEMHIRVGGLPQKPKGVLKYSLSFSVHGLLNEYIEDSIIIRNRKICRVKSLSGIEKIYFKGFKNLEAFYTHGGTSTLLETMKGIRNLDYKTVRYAKHAEKIKILKELGFFEKNARKFTEKILDKNLSKNEKDVVLARIYSEKRTAELIDYYDDKENFSAMARTTGFPTSIIAKMVVDEEAEKGAKPPELAIDGNKFLKELKRRKIIWKIT